ttaactctttgaggaacttccacacagttttctgagtggctgtaccagttcacattcccaccaaaagtgcaagagggttcccctttctccacatcctctccaacatctgttgtttcctgctgccttgttaattttcaccattctcactggtgtcaggtggtatctcattgtggttttgatttgtatttccctgatggcaagtgatatggagcattttctcatgtgcttgttggccatgtgtatgtcttctttggtgaaatctctgttcatgtcttctgcccatttcatgattagattttttgttccttgggtgttgagtttaataagctctttatagatcttgaatactagccctttatctgatatgtcatttgcaaatatcttctcccattctataggttgtcttttagttttgttgactgtttcttctgctgtgcagaagctttttatcttaagtcccaatagttcatttttgcttttgtttcccttgccttcatagatatatcttgcaagaagttgctgtggccaagttcaagaaaGGTGTTGCCTATTcattccctgtttttgtggattatttctttgggtctcctctttcttttacagggtcccccttatcatttcttgcagagctggtttggtggtcacatattctttcagtttctgcctatcttggaagctctttatctttccttttattctgaatgagagccttgctggatatagtattcttggctgcatgttcttctcatttactaccctgaatatatcttgccagccctttctggcctgccaggtctctctggagatgtctgctgttaatctaatatttctccccatataagttaagaatctcttgtctctcactgctttaagaattttctctttatttttggaatttgcaagtttcactattaaatgtcaaggtgttgaatggtttttattgatttgggggggacctctctatcttctggatgtaaatgcctgtttccctccccagattagggaagttctcaactgtgatttgttcaaatatgctttctggccctctggccctcttggcGCTTTCTGCAAcaccaattatacatagattcttctttctgaggctatcatttatttcctttaacctttcctcatggtcttttaattgtttttctcttttttcctcaacttccttccttgccatcaacttgtcttctgtgtcactcactctttcttccacctcattaaccctcattgttaggacctccagtttggattgcatctcatttaattgatttttaattttggcctgattagatctaaattctgcagtcatgaattctcttgaatcctttatgcttttgtacagagccaccagtagctttataattgtgcttctgaattggctttctgacatcgaattgtaatccatattctgtaactctgtggcagagagtactgtttctgactctttctttCGTGATGGGctctttttctattcattttgttcagggcagagtggctgtatgagtgggctcagtcaagaatatcaaccatgatcTAAGTAAATTTCAACCTAGATTATTCTGATGAAGTCAGagatcagaaaatgaaaacaaagatcagaacaaaataaaacaaaaggaccactaaagtgaaaaagaaattttaaaacagagtagtaaaaaaaataaaaagccaagaatcccaaagaagaagaaggaaagaaaagataaaaaagcatatgtaaggaagaaaaaagaagaaaatagaaaataaaaggaacaaagcaAGAAAAGGGGGGTACTGGGAGATGaaggtggtgaagaagttgtagtagAGAAAGAAGGTAGTCTACCTGAAGAGTCCTAAAGGGTGATCCTCCTGGTTCTGTGTATTAAGTTCTGtgtgttagaagatgctcaatcccaaatttatataaaccagaaatacttgttgagggtcccaacattgaccaccaaaacataaatgagatcaaagaggggggcagaatgagaatgatgaatctcacagaatgaaccagcagagtataccacttggttccgggtgcatgctggtcatgttttagcaggtattaacttctgccattatagaacaaaacaaaaaagacacaaaacaaatatatcttgtatatcttccaaaattgaattgagtatgttgaagggaatccaaaaGTGggaaatatatctaagacctataattgtagaaatatgaaagtcaaaaaggaagaaacttgctagaagtgaaaacccttctctctgtagcattctagcagttctctctttaaatctcaggtcaaattcataggtgttcaggatgatatGAAAGTTATCTAAataagttggtgggaccaggtaaGTAGGCCCATTCatcttttcaaacttttttttttttttaatagatgcattcaggaatgcttgggtggctcagcagttgagcttctgctcTTGGTTCAGGCTCAaggtgggatcctgggatctgggatcaagtcccacattgagttccctgtggggagcatacttctccctctgcttctctgcttctctctctctctctctctctctctctgtgtgtgtgtgtctctcataaataaataaaatctttttaaataaataaataaatgcattcataaatatgaattttctaATTTGGCTAACATTTTGAGACTTTAATTTAGATAGTGCTTTTGCTCATGCTCATGTCTAAATTTTGGATCGAacccaaaatgtttttttgttttgtcttgtccTATTTTGCCTATGATTGAATTAATGAGTAATTTACTTTCCAAATTATAGaatatcattaatattaatattaatattatcactattattttactaaaatatgaTTTGTGGTgataaagagaatatattttgtgtgatagccatttctttatttatttagaattttttggCCTATTACATGATCAATACATGCACAACTTGTTTCTTTGAAATGATTGTGtattctctgctcttttttttttttcagtgttgggaaatttatttttttttattttttatgttttttttttttaatttatttatttatgatagtcacagagagagagagagagagagaggcagagacataggcagagggagaagcaggctccatgcaccgggagcccgacgtgggattcgatcctgggtctccaggatcgcgccctgggccaaaggcaggcgctaaaccgctgcaccacccagggatccctatgtttttttttttttaattggagttcaatttgccaacatatagcataacacccagtgctcatcccatcaagtgcccccctcagtgcccatcacccagtcacccccaccccctgccctctctgctcatttttaaaagcactctTACCCCTAATCATTATGTCTTGTGTActgttgtttccttttattagtttaaatatgtctctttattatttttttttaatttttatttatttatgatagtcacacagagagagaaagagagagaggcagagacataggcagagggagaagcaggctccatgcaccgggagtccgacatgggactcaatcccgggtccccaagatcgcgtcctgggtcaaaggcaggtgccaaaccgctgcgccacccagggatccctaaatatgcCTCTTTAAATAGTGATgattttcaacataaaaattatttcattgataTCAATGTTGTTCCACCAACTTTTGCTTGATTATTACATTAGTTTAGAATTCAGCTTCATAttataaagctaaataaatgaGTACCATCATATTAGTGATATACCTAGGAGTTTATCTATTCCTTATCTAACATACCCCAACAgtttttggttttaatatttcagtaaaaagtaaaatagtttgTACATCAAGATCCACAAGATAATATTAGGATTTTGTCATtaaccaagaaggaaaaaataaatattggaaagcAGTTAGCTGTCCTTTGGCCATTTGCATTCTTACATCTTTTATCTATGCATTTTCAAgcatttttcacttatttcttttagatttgaCTTTTGTGTaggataaaatacataaaatatataaacataaaatatttaagattttatttcataaaatattatatatgtatgtctaACAGGTTTGCTAATCTAAAATTGAGTGTTTCTGCCTTTCAATGACTAACTTGTTTCATTTAGTGATGTCTCATACTTTTAGACACATTTCTAATATCTTACTCATGGTCTTTagcaatacattttctttttttctataattctctttcctttgtcttggATTGAGGGAACTAAAATTATTCCTTTTCCCCAGCTATTTATTCAGGAGTTTACTTATCTTCActgtttttttattaagtaagattcacttaatatatgtatgtgtttcttttttctaatcaTACCCGAGTTAAACCACTATCTCTTTTCAGTATGGGCAAAAGCTTTGGCATGTGTTAAAAtacctttgcatgtgctgttgCTTACTGTATGTGTTATgtagattctttttgttttattaaccAGCTTTACTGgggtataatttatatagaataaaatttggCAGTTTTGAGCATGCAGTTCATTTTCTATAGAATTTTAAACTATGGAGTATCAATTACAACTTACACACAGCCaatgcttgcttttttttctctcagcctattttaatattttgtttgttcagcACGTCTCCTTCTGTCccagttcttccttttctatttattttttgtccattAGTCTGGtgaggctgccataacaaactaCAGGATTGGATAGCTTGCACAATGGATATTTATCTCACAGGTCAGGAGGTtcgaagtccaagatcagggttggtttctggaGAGAGCTCTTGCAGACAGCCACCTCCTCACTATGTCTTCAACTGCCTTTTCTCTGAGACTCCAGTGTCTCTGAGACTCCagtgtctctttcttttcttataaggacaccaaccCTATTGGACTAAGCCCCTTCCCCTCTTATTCAcataaccttaattacctccttgaAGGCATTATCTTTAATTACAGCCAAACTAGGAGTTAAGGTTCAACATATGGCTTTTagggggacataattcagtccataacagtcTTACTGAAGTAGATCCATTTAGTAGCATTTAGTAGTAGGAAGTGTGTGCAGTAAATAGCCCCAGCCTTCCCCCGACCCCagtctttttttatttggaaatgatactGTTTAATCAAATCTCCAGGACAAAGTTTCAACTAAGAATTAGGGATTATAGTTACATTCTTCaacactttgaaaatatgaatcaATTGTCTTCtgacatattatttttttgattaagATTTTTCATGCTATTCAAATTATTCCCCCCTTGGAGATTACCTCTCATTATTTTGTAATTGTAATTCTGAATTTCAATTTGCCTTTGATGGTTGCAGcttttttacaatatatttaaatgtgaatgTGTGTATGATGCTCCATGGAATTTAGAAAGGACTTGAGGATGTATCATTGTTTTGTGTACCACCACTaacatgtattattattttaattggtgGGAGAAATCATCTTAAGTAACAAAACATGTGTGATACTTTTCACACAGATTTTGAGTACCACACACAGAAATATAGGAAAAGAAGATTgtctttaaagagatttttaaccCCAAAGCTAAAGTCAGTGTAATGCTTCAGTGAAATACTAGAATATTCTCCATTTACATATGAAGATGCTAGTTACCAAcacaattatttaatattttgaatgtttgaGGCATTTCATAATACAAACCAACACCAAAAAAGTAATGATGACaagtataaataattaaaaggaagaactaaaataaCCATTACACAGAAACAATATCATTTTCTATCTGCAAAAGTCAAGAGAATGAGCATTAAAAGAGTACATGTGACAATTTTGTAAGACAACTGGCTTCTAAGACAACAaacaagataataaaaacaatgacttTTTGATAAACATATTAACCAGGTACTAAATATCACagataaaattaagaacatttgaTAGAAGCAccaaatttacatattttttcatatgctttttccACCAGATTCCAGATGTAGCTATAAGCAAGCTGTTCCTGTGAATATTTTGTCTGAGTTTAGGGAAAAACCCCCACTCTACTGGGGATTACGCTAGCTCTGTTTGCATCCTCATGTACTACTGGGTAAGTCATTTAATGTCTCAGAACTTTGGTTTTTCACATGAAAAACAGTATTATGCACATATGAAGTattaacaaataatgaaatatacaGATTGACAGATATTATAACATCCTCTTTTTAGTGGTTACCTGTTACATATgctcacttttcattttattttgtatttttttattaaaatgtctccAAAATGTACAtagaaaagatgtttgatatatatatcatacatatatatattcaatgaatagaatatacatatatataatatgtatatgtatacatatatatatgtaactgcCAGAGTAACACAACACAGCACATCCTTCTACATCTTCTCTTGCCTCATTTCCATATGTTCTCCCTATTGCTGTCCTAGACTTAACCTTTCCAAATAAATGTCATCATTTTGAGTTTTGCCTTTGATTCTGGTTTTAGAGTCCCCAGGCTATAATAGCCATTGAGTGAttacaattaatatttgtttagttTATGTgagtttataatataataaaaattgtatttggaaaggatacagaaaatactacataaaaaataacattttagtaaGACAGCCAAGTTAGTAAAGCAGTTGCTAAATCAGTTTTAATAAATCAGATATGATTTTCATGTGTACAataaccaccaccaacaacaacaacaaaaaaatcatgttaaaaagataacattttgggactcctgggtggctcagcggttgagagtctgcctttggctcacaggaTCGAGGATGGAGaatccagtcctacatcgggctccctgcggggagcctgcttctccctctgcttacatctctgcctctctttctctgtatctctcatgaaaaataaataaatctttaaaaaaaaaagataacatttacaatagaaaaaaacacatttacacatttacaaaatcttttctatgtttttttaaaacatgatatgGCTGTGCCAAAGTTATATTCTAGTGACATTTTCCTGAGAATTATGGAATAGCCAGTCTTTTGTGCTGAGAAATGCTTTATCTTAGATAAGCCTGCCACCGCAATGTGAAAGCAGAACTGAGAATTCATGGAATCTGCAGTTTTgtgatacaatttatttttatttattttatatcattttgtgatatattttattttcattttcattgtgatacattttattttcctggcattcattcattcattcattcattcatttacttattcagtaaaaattcatttttttatcaaCTCTTCTATGGCTAGTATGTAGGTTTGGGGAGTCAGCAGTAAATAAGATCCTCACATTTTCAAAGTGTACATTATACCAGGAGAGACAGatgataaacaaacaaatacagcAGATGTGGAGATGATTTATCTTAAGATGTAGAAAATTGTCAAATTGTCTAACACCAAAAATTAACAGTTATGTAAGATTCGTTTGTTGAGCAACATTATACATTTCTTCCTTAGTACAGAACTTGCTATCAATGAATATGCCAATACACATTCTCCTGTTTCActgttttcaaaaaattataataaaacatatatttaagaaatccCCTATGATTATTACATTGACTGAATAGATTCACTTAATGTATGCataaaagtttattgaattaCATACCATAGTTTCTTTACTATTCTTACAGTGAGTATTTTTTCAATGGGGAAGATTTGAGTCTTCTTAACTGAagttataaaagaatttttaaaaacaaaaggtattTGAGATATTTGGCAATTCAAGGCCCAGAGGTAGTTTAAGagaaattgaaatatttgaaatcagaTCTCAATTTCAAAAGTGGCCTGTCATCATtcagaaactagaagaaatgaCTTTCCTCACTGCATATGGAAACTTATAACAGTATTAAAAAGAGGTCATGATCATGTTTCTCTCATCTTTATCTCTCCTGTAGGACTCAGTTTTTTCTAAGCTTTTCCTCTATTTCTCTAAATCAAATACTCTTCAGTAGAGtttattatacacatatataaaatttacttgCAATATGTTTGTCACTCATGAATTACATTGTGTACAGCTTTCTTAACACAGCCCTAATTGCTTTCTATTAATCATGAAGAATTTATGATAGAATAATATCTACCCCAAACATTCATCCTCACTGTGTGATTTAGAATTGAATATCCTTACCATGCAAAAGACTGGAGATTCAAACAATGAAATCTAAAGCACGCTGTGATACAAATTACAATGCAAAATAGCAATGACGTCCCAAGATAACTTGTCAGTTctgaaaaatgcataaatatagataataaattttttttcattggaagATGATACATAGATTATGTATGTGAAATGCACATGGCCTCATAATTCTCAGGAATTtcttataatacattatataattagatttttttacctgaaaaaaGTTGGTGAGGgtatatttcttacatttttcataCGTACATgaatatacttttctttatttgataAGCTTAGGTAAGACTTTTCTAAGAAGAAGTCTCAAACTACTCAATTACTTACACTATGGAAAAACTAGTAGGAGGTATAAAATACTAACAACCTGTATCAGTTAATAACTTTCTGCTAGAACATACAAAATGCTACCTCTTATTGAGTTGAGAGGTTTTGGTCTTTCAACCAGTACTTCACCTGGTATAAAACAGACAGAAAggcttctctgagcttcttgtTTCCCCAAATCAGGATAAATGAGTGGCTTGAAGGATATGCATATGCAAAAACTTGGCAAAGCATGAAGAATAGTCCATTCTGCAGCTTGTTAGAACTCCAAACTATGGCAATTAAAGTCAGGAAGTAACAAactaataacaaaagaaaagagatcaCAGTCTGCATGGCTCTTATGTGGACCTTGGTGCTGGAATCTTGGGATCTTTCAATAATGGTTCGCATCTTCTTGAGATGTTTCCACAGGGAAAAGATTAACAGCAGAAAAGATGTTAAGGATATAGCAAAGGGTACAAAGTTCATTAGTGTGAATACAGTCATATACATAAGATGTGCAATGTCCCTCAGTTTGGTCTGCCTAGTGATGTTTCCTTCATATTCCTTCGTCTGCGTTTGTTCATATATGCTTACCACTGCAACatgaaaaaccaaaaagaacaaagaccCCAACAGCATCACAAAAACTACACTTTTAACTCTCCACTTTAGGCGAAGAAAAATAAGGTTAGAGAAATTGGctattttgaacaaataaaatacgCTGAGGCTAGTAGCAAGCCAGATGCTAAAATGATTGCTCGCTGTCCAGGCAATATGAACAAGAAGTCTTACTTCTAAGCTATATAAAGCTGGATTCAACAGAGTTGCATACCAATTTATTAATATTACCCAGAGTAAAGCAATTCTGGAGACAGCCAGACCAGTGAGAATTTGATCAGCTGAGGAGATCTTTTGTCTCTTGACCCACGCAATGTAGTTCACCAGCACTATGAAACCATTGGCAAAGTTTCCTAGAACAAATTCTGTTATTACTAGGATGGAAAAAATGCTCTGTAGTAAAGTTAGCATgtctagaaagaaaaacaaaccaaaaagccaAATCTAATATTACTGCTTGTGATCCCTTGAATATTCTGACCTTATGCTCTATAGGCAGCTGACCTCTGAGTGTGCAGTAAAGTTCTCgtttcttttaaattctgaaaCCAATGTCAAGCAGGAAAGCATAGGGTATGCTAATAGAGGAGCTCAATGCTGTCTTGATGAAAAACATTGTTATTCCCAAATTGCTAAATTGACTCCCAGTCATACACTGTGTGTCCTTGCCATGGGCTGGATTATTTCGTAACTGGTGTCAAAGTGAAAGCTGGTATCACATTTGCTAAAATGCAAATAAGGACATATTGTTTTACAATCTTTTCCTTGTTTAACCTTTCCATAATTTGTGTTCAACTTTAGTTGTTAggtagtaaaatttaaaaagccaattcaTAGAACAACAGTGAATATCCAGACCATTTCATGGAGCTGGGTCATACTAGGATCTACAGTGTTAAggatttattacttttttaatgccAGATTTACATAGGAAGAATTTAAGCTTTTCCTATCAAAAGCATTCAGAAAAGACAATTCTCCCTAAAAGCCAGTTGCTGATAactaatatttacatataagtttatttatttacaagctcataaacacatacacacacacaaactcacacaAATACATATGCATCTCATTGATAAAATTAGTGTCCTGtaatttccaaaatgtaaaatcaGTGTCAGGAGATCATCCCAATTTAAATACCCTCTTTCTCTCATTATTAGTAGTTAACAAATATATCTCTCATGCTTAGGTCTTTGATAAAGTTTCCCTTTTGAGTCtatttaatattgaaatattaacttttaatcaaaatactagagaattttataaatatttttgaacatttcaAAGGAACATGTGTTTTCCATATCCTTAGATTTCATTCAGATTCATGTTTTGTAATAATTGTTTTAGCAGAGGGTCTTGAGCCAGACTACCAGAATGAGAAACCCAGACTGTCTGCTTCATATATTTCTGATCTTGGACACTGTTTTAAAGCTACTCTCTGCCTCAGTATGATCAGCAAAATGCAGAGTATTGATATCCTCTCCCAGTGGTCTTTGTGAGGAGTTTGTATACTATTTTCCACCTTGCCCATCTGGTACAGAAAGAGTAGGGAGGGTTATTACTTTGTCTTTTAACACACTAAAGTTAACCTACCATAACTTCCATTTAGGAGTAGAATGTAGCagattgaaaaaggaaaaatttccttCTATAACAAGCAAGATGAGAATAAACtgccaaaattatattttaaattcatcataAAGCCATGTAAAAAAGGAGGACGACCCATACTAAAATCTGGAATACAGAGAGTCTTTTCAGATAGATGATCTATATAGTCAGTGCATTTCCTATcaaattccaagcagactctattggaagaaaatgaaaaactatgtctaaaatatatatgaaaatgcaaagtgCCCAGAATAagcaaaaggattttttaaaaaagaacaaatttggaggatTTCAGTTTCCAGTATCAAAGCTTGCTACTAAGCTGTATCAATTAATATAGTGTGGCACTCTCACAcagatagaaatatatattaatgaaaaacAATAGAGAGTCCAGACAAATACTTACATTCATGAACAGTTTGTTACCGAACCCAAGTTGGGCTGCCTATTGCTCAAAAGGCCATTACtcaatttgttttgctttgtttttttaaggtttttatttctttgagaaagaaagagaacacacatGTGGAGCAGGAAGGGATAGatgagagagagactctcaagcacactcccactgagcaaggactccagcacagagctccacctcaagaccctgagaccatggtctgagctgaaatcaagagtcagaagcctaactgactaagccacccaggcaccgctcaAGAGATGAGTTTTTTATTGGAAAGAAACATGAGCGTTATTCAGGAGGCTGGCAACCTGGGGAGAAGGCAGACT
This genomic interval from Vulpes lagopus strain Blue_001 chromosome 21, ASM1834538v1, whole genome shotgun sequence contains the following:
- the LOC121480124 gene encoding taste receptor type 2 member 46-like encodes the protein MLTLLQSIFSILVITEFVLGNFANGFIVLVNYIAWVKRQKISSADQILTGLAVSRIALLWVILINWYATLLNPALYSLEVRLLVHIAWTASNHFSIWLATSLSVFYLFKIANFSNLIFLRLKWRVKSVVFVMLLGSLFFLVFHVAVVSIYEQTQTKEYEGNITRQTKLRDIAHLMYMTVFTLMNFVPFAISLTSFLLLIFSLWKHLKKMRTIIERSQDSSTKVHIRAMQTVISFLLLLVCYFLTLIAIVWSSNKLQNGLFFMLCQVFAYAYPSSHSFILIWGNKKLREAFLSVLYQVKYWLKDQNLSTQ